One window of Streptomyces sp. SUK 48 genomic DNA carries:
- a CDS encoding TetR family transcriptional regulator, with amino-acid sequence MASETTPAGLRERKKEETRRLLLEGAARLFRERGFEATTVADIAAYANVSVRTFFRYFESKEEVLLPDGVQIFAYVERALAARPADEEPLDAVCAALLEAAKPFSASTLTALTRPLGDVEAVITARLVRAFADFEERLTVLVRHRLPRDAPDADLRAAVIAGAALSAVRAMLRTRRANRASGIEDTEPAPLRRAFGILREIGGREGA; translated from the coding sequence ATGGCTAGTGAGACCACCCCCGCCGGACTGCGCGAACGCAAGAAGGAGGAGACGCGCCGCCTGCTGCTGGAAGGGGCCGCGCGGCTGTTCAGGGAGCGGGGGTTCGAGGCCACCACGGTCGCGGACATCGCCGCGTACGCGAACGTCTCCGTGCGCACCTTCTTCCGCTATTTCGAGAGCAAGGAGGAGGTGCTGCTGCCGGACGGCGTGCAGATCTTCGCGTACGTGGAGCGGGCCCTGGCCGCGCGGCCTGCGGACGAGGAACCGCTGGACGCGGTGTGCGCCGCGCTGCTGGAGGCGGCCAAACCGTTCTCGGCGTCCACGCTGACCGCCCTGACCCGGCCGCTCGGGGACGTGGAGGCCGTCATCACGGCCCGGCTCGTGCGGGCTTTCGCCGACTTCGAGGAGCGGCTCACGGTCCTGGTGCGGCACCGGCTGCCGCGGGACGCGCCCGACGCCGATCTGCGGGCGGCCGTGATCGCGGGCGCCGCGCTCTCCGCCGTACGCGCGATGCTGCGCACCCGGCGGGCGAACCGCGCGTCGGGCATCGAGGACACGGAACCGGCGCCGCTGCGGCGGGCGTTCGGCATCCTGCGGGAGATCGGCGGCCGGGAGGGCGCGTGA
- a CDS encoding SpoIIE family protein phosphatase gives MSGGTRHPDPDRPGPAGAEPGTAGAESGTAGAESGTAGAEPGTAGAESGTAGAESGTAGTESGTAGAESGTAGTESGTAGAESGRERAAESRTDPAARPRPGGSARPDADPGTESRAGHAAVPDAGRDQAVRPRPDRTAAPDPAAPSPADTEPETQQPTGLFDLLGVAAVLLEADGRIDMWSPQAEELFGYDRAEAVGQYAAPLLLLPEHRDAAIQLFAEVMETGRGWAGAFPVRHKDGGTRTVEFRNMRLTDHLGDHYALGLATDRSTLRRVERDAALSDRLVTQAPIGLAVLDTALRYVAVNPALAAMHGLPAADHVGRRLGELFPDPAFQALEASMRGVLDTGAPVVNREVVGRTAADPGEDHAWMTSLYRLEDHQGHTLGVAKVAVEVTDRYRAAQEAERAQRRLRLIARGSARIGTTLEVERTARELADVLVPGLADMATVDLLDSMLRTGRTDPGEGPPLFRALAVKTAYPTDAAGALVPPGRLTVYHAGHPAAQSVRTGRPVLITHLDSGEVGRVAADAEAARLLARAGVHTDMAVPLIARGQCIGVMGLARARNPAPFDADDLELACELAARAALSIDNAVLHQHTRSTAEALQRSLLPRLSPDHPGLEIAARYRPAQAIGEVGGDWYDVIPLDGDRTALAVGDVMGSGIAAAATMGRLRTATSTLADLDLGPARVLTHLDRITLGLDPYIATCVYAVHDPRLARLEVASAGHLPPVLIPYDGPPRLLDLPTGTPLGVGGVPFESSTLGLRPGDQVVLYTDGLVETRDDPIDARLDELLRLLSPPSPSPEDTCDRLLRELRHPAGHDDVALLIARVLPLDP, from the coding sequence ATGAGCGGAGGGACGCGGCACCCGGACCCGGACCGGCCCGGACCGGCCGGTGCGGAGCCCGGGACGGCGGGCGCGGAGTCCGGGACCGCAGGCGCGGAATCCGGCACGGCGGGCGCGGAGCCCGGCACGGCGGGCGCGGAATCCGGGACCGCGGGCGCGGAGTCCGGCACGGCGGGTACGGAGTCCGGGACCGCGGGTGCGGAGTCCGGCACGGCGGGTACGGAGTCCGGGACCGCGGGTGCGGAGTCCGGCAGGGAGCGCGCCGCCGAGTCCCGGACGGACCCGGCCGCGCGGCCCCGGCCCGGCGGGTCGGCGCGCCCCGACGCGGACCCGGGCACGGAATCCCGCGCCGGCCACGCCGCGGTGCCCGATGCCGGGCGGGACCAAGCGGTGCGGCCCCGGCCGGACCGCACCGCCGCGCCGGACCCGGCCGCCCCGTCCCCGGCGGACACGGAGCCCGAGACGCAGCAGCCGACCGGCCTCTTCGACCTCCTGGGCGTCGCCGCCGTACTCCTGGAGGCCGACGGCCGGATCGACATGTGGAGCCCGCAGGCCGAGGAGCTGTTCGGGTACGACCGCGCGGAGGCGGTCGGGCAGTACGCGGCGCCTCTGCTGCTGCTCCCCGAGCACCGGGACGCGGCGATCCAGCTGTTCGCCGAGGTGATGGAGACGGGGCGGGGCTGGGCGGGGGCGTTCCCGGTGCGGCACAAGGACGGCGGCACCAGGACCGTCGAGTTCCGCAACATGCGGCTGACCGACCACCTCGGCGACCACTACGCGCTGGGCCTCGCCACCGACCGCTCCACCCTGCGCCGGGTGGAACGCGACGCCGCCCTGTCCGACCGGCTGGTCACCCAGGCCCCGATCGGTCTTGCCGTCCTCGACACCGCGCTGCGGTACGTGGCCGTCAATCCCGCCCTCGCGGCCATGCACGGCCTGCCCGCGGCCGACCATGTGGGCCGGCGCCTCGGGGAGCTGTTCCCCGATCCGGCGTTCCAGGCGCTGGAGGCGTCCATGCGCGGGGTGCTGGACACCGGCGCCCCCGTGGTGAACCGGGAGGTGGTGGGGCGTACCGCCGCCGACCCGGGCGAGGACCACGCCTGGATGACCTCGCTGTACCGGCTGGAGGACCACCAGGGGCACACGCTGGGTGTCGCCAAGGTGGCGGTGGAGGTCACCGACCGCTACCGCGCCGCCCAGGAGGCCGAGCGGGCCCAGCGGCGGCTGCGGCTGATCGCCCGCGGCTCGGCGCGCATCGGCACCACCCTGGAGGTGGAGCGCACAGCACGGGAACTGGCCGACGTCCTGGTGCCCGGCCTCGCCGACATGGCCACGGTGGACCTGCTGGACAGCATGCTGCGGACCGGCCGTACGGACCCGGGCGAGGGCCCCCCGTTGTTCCGCGCGCTGGCCGTGAAGACCGCCTACCCCACCGACGCGGCCGGGGCGCTGGTGCCGCCCGGCCGGCTCACCGTCTACCACGCCGGTCATCCCGCGGCCCAGAGCGTGCGCACCGGGCGGCCGGTACTGATCACCCATCTGGACAGCGGCGAGGTCGGCCGTGTGGCCGCCGACGCGGAGGCCGCCCGGCTGCTGGCCCGGGCCGGGGTGCACACCGACATGGCGGTCCCGCTGATCGCCCGCGGGCAGTGCATCGGTGTCATGGGCCTGGCCCGGGCCCGCAACCCCGCGCCCTTCGACGCCGACGACCTGGAGCTGGCCTGCGAACTCGCCGCGCGCGCCGCGCTGAGCATCGACAACGCCGTCCTGCACCAGCACACCCGCAGCACCGCCGAGGCCCTCCAGCGCAGCCTGCTGCCCCGGCTCTCGCCCGACCACCCGGGTCTGGAGATCGCCGCCCGCTACCGGCCCGCGCAGGCGATCGGCGAGGTCGGCGGCGACTGGTACGACGTCATCCCGCTGGACGGCGACCGCACCGCCCTCGCGGTGGGCGACGTGATGGGAAGCGGGATCGCGGCCGCGGCCACCATGGGCCGGCTGCGCACCGCCACCTCCACCCTGGCCGATCTCGACCTCGGCCCGGCGCGCGTCCTCACCCACCTCGACCGGATCACCCTCGGCCTCGACCCGTACATCGCGACGTGTGTGTACGCCGTCCACGATCCCCGTCTCGCCCGCCTGGAGGTGGCCTCCGCCGGGCATCTGCCCCCGGTCCTGATCCCGTACGACGGGCCGCCCCGGCTCCTCGACCTGCCGACCGGCACCCCGCTGGGCGTCGGCGGAGTGCCGTTCGAGTCCAGCACGCTCGGACTGCGGCCCGGCGACCAGGTGGTGCTCTACACCGACGGCCTGGTGGAGACCCGTGACGACCCGATCGACGCCCGTCTGGACGAACTGCTGCGGCTGCTCTCCCCGCCGTCCCCCTCCCCGGAGGACACCTGCGACCGGCTGCTGCGGGAACTGCGCCACCCGGCCGGCCACGACGACGTCGCCCTCCTCATCGCCCGGGTGCTGCCGCTGGACCCCTAG
- a CDS encoding FUSC family protein: MSGVPAGRVPAPYAAPARRAVQVTLVAAGGFYLFRYGLDRPAAATYALFAAVALGGLSRIPGTGRQRAEVVLRLIPVGWLLVIVGTYLSVRTWSAVLGMLVVGFALAFSAVGGPRPAGAAPGLQLLYILPSFPPYDPGQLGDRLLGTTTGMALLVLAEALLFPEPTPPSYRARAAHAAAVAARCTGLLAAPPYILSRAEIRTAREAGHRLRSLTVPEADRPAGPGVRDRALAHTGLATRALLSRLPRLSAMSGGGLRPSTAPDGAVRPPAAPCCPPDAVVTAVLDAVAGLATATAGCLRAGGSPRTAYAELAAARAVLSARSAAHPGKAGTPAPDVLRRHAAALEVADAALAMGAAADLAVHGRRASVTGPPERFWYATARAPALWWHRVRGHAGRRSVFFQNAVRIALALTAARLVAGVDTLPHGFWATLATLTLTRTTMDETWSTIRSALAGTLAGALVTGGTLALVSTHTNVYAVLLPLWMLFAFTVGPVKGVGWAQGLFTVLVALVFAQLAPPTWRLAEVRLLDVLVGSAIGAVFGLLAWPRGAHDELRYAAAELLRRAAEIVVATSASVALEGSPRREGRAVVPAGMPGHRSLQHAVILAESAYGQFQCEPAPFGGRGRGPVLPGVDWQAALMAGHHTLWGSERLLEPPCTGLGPAATAVSGLGDRVAGRMLLISAALDPGGDTPAGQVPHLARSLAGADAEPPGAPRLYYATVSWLDSLMADLSRIARGSGELGVDPDGTGEGRPGGTRDGPEGAEDGAATPQTGPAGPGNTAGDPGGGPAGPGPVPP; the protein is encoded by the coding sequence GTGTCTGGTGTTCCCGCCGGCCGGGTCCCCGCGCCGTACGCCGCCCCGGCGCGCCGGGCGGTCCAGGTGACGCTGGTCGCCGCGGGCGGTTTCTACCTCTTCCGCTACGGCCTGGACCGCCCCGCCGCCGCGACGTACGCCCTGTTCGCCGCGGTGGCGCTGGGCGGCCTCTCCAGGATTCCGGGCACCGGGCGGCAGCGCGCCGAGGTGGTGCTGCGGCTGATCCCGGTGGGCTGGCTGCTGGTGATCGTCGGGACGTACCTGTCGGTGCGGACCTGGAGCGCCGTCCTCGGCATGCTGGTCGTCGGCTTCGCGCTGGCCTTCTCCGCCGTGGGCGGACCGCGCCCGGCCGGGGCGGCGCCGGGGCTGCAACTCCTGTACATCCTGCCGTCGTTCCCGCCCTACGACCCCGGTCAGCTCGGCGACCGGCTGCTCGGCACGACCACCGGCATGGCCCTGCTCGTCCTCGCCGAGGCCCTGCTGTTCCCGGAGCCGACCCCGCCGTCGTACCGGGCGCGCGCCGCCCACGCCGCCGCCGTCGCGGCCCGCTGCACCGGTCTGCTCGCCGCCCCGCCGTACATCCTCTCCCGGGCCGAGATCCGTACCGCCCGGGAGGCCGGCCACCGGCTGCGCTCCCTGACCGTGCCCGAGGCGGACCGCCCGGCGGGCCCGGGCGTACGGGACCGCGCCCTGGCCCACACGGGCCTGGCCACCCGGGCGCTGCTGAGCAGGCTGCCCCGGCTGTCCGCCATGTCGGGGGGCGGACTCCGGCCGTCGACCGCGCCGGACGGCGCCGTCCGGCCGCCGGCCGCGCCCTGCTGCCCGCCCGACGCCGTCGTGACCGCCGTACTCGACGCGGTCGCGGGGCTGGCCACCGCGACCGCGGGCTGCCTCCGCGCGGGCGGCTCGCCCCGTACGGCGTACGCGGAGCTGGCCGCGGCCCGTGCCGTGCTGTCCGCCCGCTCCGCGGCCCACCCGGGAAAGGCCGGGACACCGGCGCCGGACGTGCTGCGGCGGCACGCGGCCGCGCTGGAGGTCGCCGATGCCGCGCTGGCGATGGGGGCGGCGGCCGATCTCGCGGTGCACGGCCGGCGGGCCTCGGTGACCGGGCCGCCGGAGCGCTTCTGGTACGCCACCGCCCGGGCCCCGGCGCTGTGGTGGCACCGGGTGCGCGGGCACGCCGGGCGGCGGTCGGTGTTCTTCCAGAACGCGGTGCGCATCGCCCTGGCGCTGACGGCGGCGCGGCTGGTGGCGGGCGTGGACACGCTGCCGCACGGTTTCTGGGCGACGCTGGCGACGCTCACCCTGACCCGCACCACCATGGACGAGACCTGGAGCACCATCCGCTCCGCGCTCGCGGGCACGCTGGCCGGCGCCCTGGTGACCGGCGGCACGCTCGCCCTGGTCAGCACGCACACCAATGTCTACGCCGTGCTCCTGCCGCTGTGGATGCTGTTCGCCTTCACCGTCGGGCCGGTCAAGGGGGTCGGCTGGGCCCAGGGCCTGTTCACGGTGCTGGTGGCCCTGGTCTTCGCCCAGCTCGCGCCGCCGACCTGGCGGCTGGCGGAGGTACGGCTGCTCGATGTGCTGGTCGGCAGCGCGATCGGCGCGGTGTTCGGGCTGCTGGCCTGGCCGCGCGGCGCCCATGACGAGTTGCGGTACGCGGCGGCGGAGCTGCTGCGCAGGGCCGCCGAGATCGTGGTGGCGACCAGCGCCTCGGTGGCCCTGGAGGGGTCGCCCCGGCGGGAGGGGCGGGCGGTCGTCCCGGCCGGGATGCCGGGGCACCGCTCGCTCCAGCACGCCGTGATCCTGGCGGAGTCCGCGTACGGGCAGTTCCAGTGCGAGCCGGCACCGTTCGGCGGCCGGGGGCGCGGTCCGGTGCTGCCCGGGGTGGACTGGCAGGCGGCCCTGATGGCCGGGCATCACACCCTGTGGGGTTCGGAGCGCCTGCTGGAGCCGCCGTGCACCGGTCTCGGCCCCGCCGCCACGGCGGTCAGCGGTCTCGGGGACCGGGTGGCCGGGCGGATGCTGCTGATCTCGGCGGCCCTGGACCCCGGCGGCGACACCCCGGCGGGCCAGGTGCCCCATCTCGCCCGCTCCCTGGCGGGCGCCGACGCGGAACCGCCGGGGGCGCCCCGCCTCTACTACGCCACCGTGTCCTGGCTGGACTCCCTCATGGCCGATCTGTCCAGGATCGCGCGCGGGAGCGGGGAACTCGGGGTGGACCCGGACGGAACGGGTGAGGGCCGACCGGGTGGTACCCGGGACGGGCCCGAGGGGGCCGAGGACGGAGCCGCCACCCCCCAGACCGGGCCCGCCGGCCCCGGGAACACGGCCGGTGATCCCGGTGGCGGACCGGCCGGACCCGGACCGGTCCCCCCGTAG
- a CDS encoding sigma-70 family RNA polymerase sigma factor, whose translation MSTRHMDAGETAALVVAAREGDAAAQDALVSAYLPLVYNIVGRALNGSVDVDDVVQETMLRALDGLGGLRAPERFRSWLVAIAMNQVRGHWQDRQFAPAAVEEAHDLADPGADFVDLTVVQLQLSGQRHETAHATRWLEPDDRGLLSLWWLECAGELTRPEVAAALELTPEHTAVRVQRMKAQLEAARVVVRALDARPRCEELRGVLSAWDGKPSALWRKRIARHARGCSLCSGLWSGLMPAEGLLAGLALVAAAPGLLAALRSASGGMAPVAAASPFDASAGHGGPGASAGSASGPGSGSGAGSGGGRRAARGRSGGRGDGRGGTRGEARRRRRIRRRVVGGVVVACVAGGGLWYFGMDTGSGTGGTTAERSANASVADLAAPSAVPTSASPSPSASKPEKPKKPKKPKKTATRSPSPSPTRKSTPTPRPTAPRPPARTTAPAPAGDTVSQVIALVNKERASAGCSALTADPQLQQAAQAHSDDMAARNFFDHVNPDGADPGQRITAAGYRWSTYGENIARGQQTPASVMDSWMHSSGHRANILNCAFKNIGVGVHQGAGGPWWTQDFGTKM comes from the coding sequence ATGAGTACACGGCACATGGACGCGGGGGAGACGGCGGCCCTGGTGGTCGCGGCCCGCGAGGGTGACGCGGCGGCCCAGGACGCCCTGGTCAGCGCCTATCTGCCGCTGGTCTACAACATCGTGGGGCGGGCGCTGAACGGCTCGGTGGACGTCGACGACGTGGTGCAGGAGACCATGCTGCGCGCCCTCGACGGCCTGGGCGGGCTGCGCGCCCCCGAGCGGTTCCGCTCCTGGCTCGTCGCGATCGCGATGAACCAGGTCCGCGGCCACTGGCAGGACCGGCAGTTCGCGCCCGCCGCCGTGGAGGAGGCGCACGACCTGGCCGACCCGGGCGCCGACTTCGTGGACCTGACGGTGGTGCAGCTACAGCTCTCGGGTCAGCGCCATGAGACCGCGCACGCCACGCGCTGGCTGGAGCCCGACGACCGGGGGCTGCTGTCGCTGTGGTGGCTGGAGTGCGCGGGCGAGCTGACCCGCCCCGAGGTCGCCGCCGCCCTGGAGTTGACGCCGGAGCACACCGCGGTCCGGGTGCAGCGGATGAAGGCCCAGCTGGAGGCGGCCCGGGTGGTGGTGCGGGCGCTCGACGCGCGGCCGCGCTGCGAGGAGCTGCGGGGTGTGCTGTCCGCCTGGGACGGCAAGCCCTCGGCGCTGTGGCGCAAGCGCATCGCCCGGCACGCGCGCGGCTGCTCGCTCTGCTCCGGGCTGTGGAGCGGACTGATGCCCGCGGAGGGGCTGCTGGCCGGACTCGCGCTGGTCGCCGCGGCGCCCGGGCTGCTCGCCGCGCTGCGCTCCGCCTCCGGCGGGATGGCGCCGGTCGCGGCGGCCTCCCCGTTCGACGCCTCGGCCGGGCACGGCGGCCCGGGTGCGAGCGCGGGTTCGGCGTCGGGTCCGGGTTCGGGCTCCGGTGCCGGTTCCGGGGGCGGGCGGCGGGCCGCGCGGGGCCGTTCGGGCGGGCGCGGTGACGGGCGGGGCGGCACGCGCGGTGAGGCCCGCCGGCGCAGGCGCATCCGGCGCCGGGTCGTCGGCGGCGTCGTCGTGGCCTGCGTCGCGGGCGGCGGCCTCTGGTACTTCGGCATGGACACCGGGTCCGGCACCGGTGGCACCACCGCCGAGCGGAGCGCGAACGCCTCCGTGGCGGACCTTGCCGCGCCGAGCGCCGTGCCCACCTCGGCGTCGCCCTCGCCGTCCGCCTCGAAGCCCGAGAAGCCGAAGAAGCCGAAGAAGCCTAAGAAGACGGCCACCCGGAGCCCGAGTCCGAGCCCGACGCGCAAGAGCACGCCCACACCGCGCCCGACCGCCCCGCGCCCCCCGGCGCGCACCACCGCGCCGGCCCCGGCCGGTGACACCGTCAGCCAGGTGATCGCGCTGGTCAACAAGGAGCGGGCGAGCGCCGGCTGCTCCGCGCTCACCGCGGACCCGCAGCTCCAGCAGGCGGCGCAGGCGCACTCCGACGACATGGCCGCGCGGAACTTCTTCGACCACGTCAACCCGGACGGCGCGGACCCCGGGCAGCGCATCACCGCCGCGGGTTACCGGTGGTCGACGTACGGCGAGAACATAGCCAGGGGCCAGCAGACCCCGGCCTCCGTGATGGACTCCTGGATGCACAGCTCCGGCCACCGCGCCAACATCCTCAACTGCGCCTTCAAGAACATCGGCGTCGGCGTGCACCAGGGCGCGGGCGGCCCCTGGTGGACACAGGACTTCGGCACGAAGATGTGA
- a CDS encoding carbohydrate binding domain-containing protein — MHLARLGGLAASACAFALAATGAAVALAPASSAAPGNAATSGATGSSVYSVAPYVDMSNGQEGLLDTAVTGHHLKAYTAAFVLGEGCNQVWGDTLPIGGDSYTDPEIARARSEGASVIISSGGASGLPLAWTCTTQSSIDAGYQALIDDYGVTQLDFDVEGAAVADTAAAARQMQAMKDLKVTNPNLRFSVTLPVLASGLTNDGVNILKAAKNAGVRIDVVNIMTMDYYAGTGAEMGQGAIDAAKATLAQMQSVDSGYGYADLGITPMIGKNDDGSTFTLADAQTVENFAAQNGVGRLAFWSVNRDQPCGGSANSLPTCSEISQSSLAFTDAFVPYEGTSGGGGGGGTTSDFSLSLAPGSASVAQGGSATASVGTATTSGGAESVALTASGAPSGVTVSFSPASVTSGGSSTLTAAVGSSVAAGTYPITVTGTGSGGTHSATYTLTVTGGGGGGGGGSLTNAGFETGSLGPWTCTGGSTLVSTPVHSGGHALQVTPDAGGTGECDQTVTLSPNHSYTLTGWVQGPYAYLGVSGGATASTWSNGSSWNQLKVSFTTGGSGTVTVYVHGWYGQGSVYADDLALG, encoded by the coding sequence ATGCACCTGGCAAGACTGGGCGGACTCGCCGCCTCCGCCTGCGCGTTCGCGCTCGCGGCCACCGGCGCGGCCGTCGCCCTCGCCCCCGCGAGCAGCGCGGCGCCGGGCAACGCGGCGACGAGCGGCGCCACGGGAAGCAGCGTCTACTCCGTCGCTCCCTACGTCGACATGTCGAACGGCCAGGAGGGCCTGCTCGACACCGCCGTCACCGGGCACCACCTCAAGGCGTACACCGCCGCCTTCGTCCTCGGCGAGGGCTGCAACCAGGTCTGGGGCGACACGCTCCCCATCGGCGGCGACTCCTACACCGACCCCGAGATCGCCCGGGCCAGGTCCGAGGGCGCCTCGGTGATCATCTCCTCGGGCGGCGCCAGCGGTCTGCCGCTCGCCTGGACCTGCACCACCCAGAGCAGCATCGACGCCGGGTACCAGGCCCTCATCGACGACTACGGCGTCACCCAGCTGGACTTCGACGTCGAGGGCGCCGCCGTCGCGGACACCGCCGCCGCGGCCCGCCAGATGCAGGCGATGAAGGACCTCAAGGTGACCAACCCGAACCTCCGGTTCTCCGTCACCCTGCCGGTGCTGGCGAGCGGACTGACCAACGACGGCGTCAACATCCTCAAGGCCGCCAAGAACGCGGGCGTCAGGATCGACGTGGTCAACATCATGACCATGGACTACTACGCCGGTACGGGCGCCGAGATGGGCCAGGGCGCGATCGACGCCGCCAAGGCCACGCTGGCGCAGATGCAGTCCGTCGACTCCGGGTACGGCTACGCCGACCTCGGCATCACCCCCATGATCGGCAAGAACGACGACGGCTCCACGTTCACCCTCGCCGACGCCCAGACCGTCGAGAACTTCGCCGCGCAGAACGGCGTGGGGCGGCTCGCCTTCTGGTCGGTCAACCGGGACCAGCCGTGCGGCGGCAGCGCCAACTCCCTGCCCACGTGCAGCGAGATCAGCCAGAGCAGCCTGGCGTTCACGGACGCGTTCGTGCCGTACGAGGGCACTTCGGGCGGCGGGGGCGGTGGCGGTACGACCAGCGACTTCTCGCTGTCCCTCGCCCCCGGTTCCGCCTCGGTCGCCCAGGGCGGTTCCGCGACGGCGAGCGTCGGCACGGCCACCACCTCGGGCGGCGCCGAGTCCGTGGCCCTCACCGCCTCCGGCGCGCCCTCCGGCGTCACCGTCTCCTTCAGCCCGGCGTCGGTGACCTCCGGCGGCTCCTCGACACTGACGGCGGCCGTCGGGTCCTCCGTGGCCGCGGGCACCTACCCGATCACGGTCACCGGCACGGGCTCCGGCGGCACCCACAGCGCGACCTACACGCTCACGGTCACCGGCGGCGGAGGCGGGGGCGGCGGGGGCTCGCTGACCAATGCCGGGTTCGAGACCGGGAGCCTCGGCCCCTGGACCTGCACCGGCGGCAGCACCCTGGTCTCCACCCCGGTCCACTCGGGCGGCCACGCCCTCCAGGTCACCCCCGACGCCGGGGGCACCGGCGAGTGCGACCAGACCGTGACCCTCTCCCCCAACCACAGCTACACGCTCACCGGCTGGGTCCAGGGCCCCTACGCCTACCTCGGCGTCAGCGGCGGCGCGACCGCGAGCACCTGGTCGAACGGTTCGAGCTGGAACCAGCTGAAGGTCTCCTTCACCACCGGCGGCAGCGGCACCGTCACGGTGTACGTCCACGGGTGGTACGGCCAGGGCAGCGTGTACGCGGACGATCTCGCCCTCGGCTGA